A portion of the Rhodanobacter sp. AS-Z3 genome contains these proteins:
- a CDS encoding prolyl oligopeptidase family serine peptidase, translating into MKGLFRPLFQVMLCLMATMAVHAAELPYQDFTRHSSLANPVISPDGKHLAVSIHNDDGSYQLGVLSLPELNPVSRLNMAARTLPVDITWVSNTRLVMDVGEEAGTLVAPEDTGEVVAVDFDGSHKRVLYSWRVRDTRGANMNILGMVRGAGFIAGTPHPLNGHVYINVSPFRVHASTGARDFGRTLLYDVETSSGHPRLVGQIEQTNMTFVLHDDVARFAYGSSQDDPYRTDVYSRDNADDAWRRLPASITGKRFVPLRISTDGKQVYALYSASGGPDQLVISNLDGSARKLLASDDFSSVAEVLWTPYPYRPYGVVFNTGKPRITYLDDSIYTQVSQALTEKFPDEFLTVTSTSQDGMQLIIGAQSDRDPGTYALFDRRTMNLQPLFRSLPWIDPQQMLPRKPIRFTTSDGITLTGFLTMPAGSARKPVPLVLIPHGGPIGVADSWLYDPWAQFLANRGYAVLQVNYRGSGGRGTLFEHAGYKQFGTGIQQDLIDGVKWAIGQGYADAQRVCIFGASFGGYSALMAPIRAPGMFKCAVDYAGVSDYAIELNHADISRSASGRNYFAQAIGTDDASIRAVSPIDHLDKFSIPVLIIHGKDDALVPYQNATDLRSALDKAGKPYEWLVRDNEQHGFYSEANQLAFYQSLQAFLDKYIGKDAH; encoded by the coding sequence ATGAAGGGACTTTTTAGGCCACTCTTCCAGGTCATGCTGTGCTTGATGGCAACGATGGCGGTTCACGCTGCGGAGCTTCCGTACCAGGATTTCACGCGACACTCGTCGCTGGCCAACCCGGTCATTTCACCTGATGGCAAGCATCTCGCCGTTTCGATCCACAACGATGACGGCAGCTATCAACTCGGCGTGCTTTCACTGCCGGAGCTGAACCCGGTGAGCCGTCTGAACATGGCGGCGCGAACCCTGCCAGTGGATATCACCTGGGTAAGCAACACCCGCCTGGTGATGGACGTGGGTGAAGAGGCCGGCACGCTGGTTGCACCGGAAGACACCGGCGAAGTCGTGGCCGTCGACTTCGATGGCTCGCACAAACGAGTGCTGTACAGCTGGCGCGTGCGGGACACCCGCGGCGCCAACATGAATATTCTGGGCATGGTGCGCGGCGCCGGCTTCATCGCCGGCACGCCACACCCGCTCAACGGTCACGTTTACATCAACGTCAGCCCGTTCCGCGTCCACGCCAGCACGGGTGCGCGCGACTTCGGCCGAACCCTGCTCTACGACGTCGAAACCAGCAGCGGCCACCCCCGCCTGGTCGGACAGATCGAGCAAACCAACATGACGTTCGTGCTGCACGATGACGTGGCCCGCTTTGCCTATGGCAGCAGCCAGGACGACCCCTACAGGACCGACGTCTACAGCCGCGACAATGCCGACGACGCATGGCGGCGGCTACCTGCCAGCATCACCGGCAAGCGTTTCGTACCGTTGCGCATCAGCACCGACGGCAAGCAGGTCTATGCGCTTTACAGCGCCAGTGGCGGTCCTGATCAACTGGTCATCAGCAACCTCGACGGCAGCGCCCGCAAGCTGCTGGCCAGCGATGACTTCTCGTCCGTGGCGGAGGTGCTGTGGACGCCTTATCCGTACCGGCCGTACGGCGTGGTCTTCAACACCGGCAAGCCACGCATCACGTACCTGGACGACAGCATCTACACCCAGGTCAGCCAGGCACTGACGGAAAAATTCCCCGATGAATTTCTCACCGTCACCAGCACCAGCCAGGATGGCATGCAACTGATCATCGGCGCGCAGAGCGACCGTGACCCCGGCACATATGCCTTGTTCGACCGCCGCACGATGAACCTGCAGCCGCTGTTCCGCAGCCTGCCGTGGATTGATCCACAACAAATGTTGCCGCGCAAACCGATCCGGTTCACGACCAGCGACGGCATCACGCTGACCGGCTTTCTAACCATGCCGGCGGGCAGCGCACGCAAGCCGGTGCCGCTGGTCTTGATCCCGCATGGCGGCCCGATCGGGGTGGCTGATTCCTGGCTTTACGATCCGTGGGCACAGTTTCTGGCCAATCGCGGCTATGCCGTGTTGCAGGTCAACTACCGCGGCTCGGGCGGGCGTGGCACGCTGTTTGAGCACGCGGGTTACAAGCAATTTGGCACCGGCATCCAGCAGGATTTGATCGATGGCGTGAAGTGGGCGATCGGGCAAGGCTACGCCGATGCGCAACGGGTGTGCATCTTTGGCGCCAGCTTCGGCGGCTACTCCGCGCTGATGGCACCGATCCGTGCGCCGGGCATGTTCAAGTGCGCGGTGGACTACGCTGGCGTCTCCGACTATGCCATCGAACTGAACCACGCTGACATCAGTCGCTCCGCCAGCGGACGCAACTATTTTGCCCAGGCGATCGGCACGGACGACGCATCGATACGCGCCGTTTCGCCGATCGATCACCTGGATAAATTCAGCATCCCGGTGCTGATCATTCATGGCAAGGACGACGCCCTGGTGCCCTACCAGAACGCCACAGATTTGCGCTCCGCACTGGACAAGGCGGGCAAGCCCTACGAATGGCTGGTGCGCGACAATGAACAACACGGCTTCTACAGCGAGGCGAACCAGCTGGCTTTCTACCAGTCGCTGCAGGCATTTCTGGATAAATACATCGGCAAGGATGCGCACTGA
- a CDS encoding prolyl oligopeptidase family serine peptidase, with translation MTFRFARTLLSAACLLLPAAILAADRIPVEDFVHHAQLSMPTLSPDGKHLAVNMTFADGSSHALAVYDVSDMSRPVSLLRLPKYELAIGIVWASNTRLVVDKGRQVGSIDQPAATGEVIATDFDGKNQDYLYGPETRFSSRAGTRGTDRGWGFADGAPTPSNGHFYLTTYSWDSNDYSTLYDVDTSKNSRRLVGQIKVPGMQFMIGADGKAHYAYGQTDDWEYVVYRQQGNSWMKMSAAETGSSFTPLFLTPDRQHIYARHAVDGDPDRLIVQDENGGNRKVLASDSFGSIGTIEDTPYPYQPFATTLATGVPQFTYIDANSAPAKLHRALSLKFPGSHVHFIDFSENGGTLLFSVSSDRNPGSYFLIDTTNYKVTKLFDSQPLIDPAKMAERRPLRFKASNGTELEAILTIPTGANLTKLPMVLVPHGGPINVADHWGFDDDAQFLASRGYLVLQVNYRGSSGRGGNFKAAGYHQWGTGIQQDLIDAVKWAIAENYADPQRICIYGASFGGYSAMMAPIRAPGMFKCAVGYAGIYDMGMRYTKGDTQESKAGRNALRIQMGDDPAELAANSPVNLASKIDLPVFLIHGEDDQRAPFAQAKAMRAALDAAHKPYEWMSKPGEGHGFYSEENNIERYNKLQAFLKKYIGPGVPVAP, from the coding sequence ATGACGTTTCGTTTTGCGCGGACCTTGCTGTCCGCAGCCTGCCTGCTGTTGCCTGCCGCCATCCTGGCGGCCGACCGGATTCCCGTGGAAGACTTTGTGCACCATGCACAATTGTCCATGCCGACGCTTTCGCCCGACGGCAAGCATCTTGCCGTCAACATGACCTTTGCCGACGGCTCCTCGCACGCGCTGGCTGTCTACGATGTCAGTGACATGAGCAGACCGGTCAGCCTGCTGCGCCTGCCAAAATATGAACTCGCCATCGGCATTGTCTGGGCAAGCAATACCCGGCTGGTGGTGGACAAGGGCAGGCAGGTCGGCTCGATCGACCAACCCGCCGCGACGGGTGAAGTGATCGCCACCGATTTCGACGGCAAGAACCAGGACTATCTCTACGGGCCCGAGACCAGATTCAGCTCGCGTGCCGGTACGCGCGGTACCGACCGGGGCTGGGGGTTCGCGGACGGCGCGCCCACACCGTCCAACGGTCACTTCTACCTGACCACCTACAGTTGGGACAGCAACGACTACAGCACGCTGTACGACGTCGATACCAGCAAGAACTCTCGACGCCTGGTCGGCCAGATCAAGGTGCCCGGGATGCAGTTCATGATCGGCGCAGATGGCAAGGCGCATTACGCCTATGGTCAGACCGACGACTGGGAATACGTGGTTTACCGCCAGCAGGGCAATAGCTGGATGAAGATGAGCGCCGCTGAAACCGGCAGCAGTTTCACTCCGCTTTTTCTCACGCCGGACCGGCAGCATATTTATGCCCGCCATGCTGTTGATGGCGATCCCGATAGATTGATCGTGCAGGATGAAAATGGTGGCAACCGCAAGGTTCTCGCCAGTGACAGTTTCGGCAGCATCGGCACGATCGAGGACACCCCGTATCCGTACCAGCCATTTGCCACCACGCTGGCCACCGGCGTGCCGCAGTTCACCTATATCGACGCGAACTCCGCGCCAGCCAAACTGCATCGGGCGCTCAGTCTGAAATTTCCCGGCAGCCATGTTCACTTCATCGACTTCAGCGAGAACGGCGGCACGTTGCTGTTCTCGGTCAGCAGCGACCGCAATCCCGGCAGCTACTTCCTGATCGACACGACGAATTACAAAGTGACCAAGTTGTTCGACTCCCAGCCATTGATCGATCCGGCAAAGATGGCCGAACGGCGCCCGCTGCGCTTCAAGGCCAGCAATGGCACGGAGCTGGAAGCGATCCTGACGATTCCAACGGGGGCCAACCTGACGAAGTTGCCGATGGTGCTGGTACCCCACGGCGGCCCGATCAACGTGGCGGATCACTGGGGTTTCGATGACGATGCCCAGTTCCTCGCCAGTCGTGGTTATCTCGTTCTGCAGGTCAACTACCGTGGCTCCAGTGGCCGTGGCGGGAACTTCAAGGCAGCCGGCTACCACCAATGGGGTACCGGAATTCAGCAGGACCTGATTGATGCAGTGAAATGGGCCATCGCCGAAAACTACGCCGATCCACAGCGCATCTGCATCTATGGCGCAAGTTTCGGCGGCTACTCGGCAATGATGGCGCCGATTCGGGCGCCTGGCATGTTCAAATGCGCCGTCGGCTATGCGGGAATCTATGACATGGGCATGCGTTACACCAAGGGCGACACGCAGGAAAGCAAGGCAGGTCGCAACGCTTTGCGCATCCAGATGGGTGACGATCCAGCCGAACTGGCCGCCAACTCGCCGGTAAATCTGGCCAGCAAAATCGACCTGCCGGTGTTCCTGATTCATGGTGAAGATGACCAGCGCGCACCGTTCGCCCAGGCCAAGGCCATGCGGGCCGCGCTCGACGCCGCGCACAAGCCGTACGAATGGATGAGCAAGCCAGGTGAGGGCCACGGGTTCTACAGCGAAGAAAACAATATCGAGCGCTACAACAAATTGCAGGCCTTCCTGAAAAAGTACATCGGCCCGGGCGTGCCGGTCGCACCCTAA
- the lgt gene encoding prolipoprotein diacylglyceryl transferase, translating to MSQPYVVDINPVAFHLGPIQVHWYGLMYLLGFFFVAVLGEYRRRRGRLPVTRDALGDLLFYGMLGVILGGRIWYMLFYADIDWIWTAPLTLFKVWDGGMSFHGGLLGVLVAGWWWSRRQKLHVFDTIDFVAPLVPIGLGLGRLGNFINGELWGKPSDVSWAMIFPSAPDRLPRHPSQLYEMFLEGVVMFVVLWLVSLKPRPRYLISGLFALLYGCFRFAVEFVRVPDAQLGYLFGTSWVTMGQMQSLPLIAVGLVLIVMSRRAPTLPLAS from the coding sequence ATGTCCCAGCCCTACGTCGTCGACATCAACCCCGTGGCATTTCATCTTGGCCCGATCCAGGTGCACTGGTATGGGCTGATGTATCTGCTGGGCTTCTTCTTTGTGGCCGTGCTGGGCGAATATCGACGCCGCCGTGGCCGCCTGCCGGTGACGCGTGATGCGCTGGGCGACCTGCTGTTCTACGGCATGCTGGGGGTGATTCTTGGCGGGCGCATCTGGTACATGCTGTTCTACGCCGACATCGACTGGATCTGGACCGCGCCGCTCACGCTATTCAAAGTGTGGGATGGCGGCATGAGTTTTCACGGTGGCCTGCTGGGCGTGCTGGTGGCTGGCTGGTGGTGGTCGCGCAGGCAGAAGCTGCACGTTTTCGACACCATCGACTTCGTGGCGCCGCTGGTGCCGATCGGCCTGGGGCTGGGGCGATTGGGCAATTTCATCAATGGCGAGTTGTGGGGCAAGCCCAGCGATGTTTCGTGGGCGATGATCTTTCCGAGTGCACCCGACCGGCTGCCGCGGCATCCGTCGCAGCTCTACGAGATGTTTCTGGAAGGCGTGGTGATGTTCGTGGTGCTGTGGCTGGTGTCACTGAAGCCGCGTCCGCGCTACCTGATTTCCGGCTTGTTCGCGCTGCTGTATGGCTGCTTCCGGTTCGCGGTGGAGTTCGTGCGGGTACCCGATGCCCAGTTGGGCTACCTGTTCGGCACCTCGTGGGTGACCATGGGGCAAATGCAGTCATTGCCGCTGATCGCGGTCGGGCTGGTGCTGATCGTGATGTCGCGGCGTGCGCCGACCTTGCCACTGGCCAGCTGA
- a CDS encoding thymidylate synthase — MRAYLDLLRHVLDHGTEKTDRTGTGTRSVFGWQMRFDLSQGFPLVTTKKLHLKSIVHELIWFLRGETNIGYLKEHGVRIWDEWADENGDLGPVYGEQWRAWRTADGGVVDQIAWVIDEIRRNPDSRRLIVNAWNVGELPKMALLPCHTMFQFYVADGKLSCQLYQRSGDIFLGIPFNIASYALLTHMVAQVCGLGVGDFVHTLGDAHLYNNHLDQARLQLSRNELPLPQLRLNREVQSIFDFRYEDIAIEGYQSHPAIKAAVAV, encoded by the coding sequence ATGCGCGCTTACCTTGATCTGCTTCGCCACGTTCTCGACCACGGCACCGAAAAGACCGATCGCACCGGCACCGGCACGCGCAGCGTGTTCGGCTGGCAAATGCGGTTCGACCTGAGTCAGGGCTTTCCGCTGGTCACCACCAAGAAGCTGCACCTGAAGTCGATCGTGCATGAGCTGATCTGGTTCCTGCGCGGGGAAACCAATATCGGTTACCTGAAAGAACATGGCGTGCGCATCTGGGATGAGTGGGCCGACGAGAACGGCGACCTTGGCCCGGTGTATGGCGAGCAATGGCGAGCCTGGCGCACGGCGGATGGTGGCGTGGTCGATCAGATCGCATGGGTAATCGACGAAATCCGGCGCAATCCGGATTCGCGACGGCTGATCGTCAACGCCTGGAACGTCGGCGAGCTGCCGAAGATGGCGTTGCTGCCATGCCACACGATGTTCCAGTTCTACGTGGCCGATGGAAAACTCAGCTGCCAGTTGTACCAGCGTTCGGGCGACATCTTTCTTGGCATACCGTTCAACATCGCCAGTTACGCGTTGCTCACCCACATGGTCGCCCAGGTTTGCGGGCTAGGAGTGGGCGACTTCGTGCACACGCTCGGTGATGCACATTTGTACAACAACCATCTGGATCAGGCTCGGCTGCAATTGAGCCGCAACGAGCTGCCCTTGCCGCAGCTTCGGCTCAATCGTGAGGTGCAGTCGATTTTCGATTTCCGTTACGAAGACATCGCGATCGAGGGTTATCAGTCGCACCCGGCGATCAAGGCGGCGGTGGCGGTTTAA
- a CDS encoding dihydrofolate reductase → MAISLIAALDENLAIGRKGQLPWHLPDDLRWFKQLTTGKNILMGYNTALSIGRALPDRVNMVLSRRHEAPFEGQITVRSVEEAQARCDNTGLMVIGGGMVFSEALPRARRMYLTWVSAAIDGADTFFPGVHFTDWTEVSRVHHKADANHAYDFDMVEYLRNA, encoded by the coding sequence ATGGCCATTTCGCTGATTGCCGCACTTGATGAAAACCTCGCGATTGGCCGCAAAGGGCAGTTGCCCTGGCACTTGCCCGACGATCTTCGCTGGTTCAAGCAGCTGACTACCGGCAAGAACATCCTGATGGGCTACAACACCGCATTGTCGATCGGCCGTGCGCTGCCCGATCGGGTCAACATGGTGCTCAGTCGTCGCCATGAGGCACCGTTTGAGGGGCAGATCACCGTGCGCTCGGTCGAAGAAGCGCAGGCGCGTTGCGATAACACCGGGTTGATGGTGATTGGTGGCGGGATGGTATTCAGCGAGGCGTTGCCGCGCGCGCGCCGAATGTACCTCACCTGGGTCAGTGCGGCGATCGATGGCGCGGACACGTTCTTCCCTGGGGTGCATTTCACCGACTGGACCGAGGTTTCGCGCGTGCACCACAAGGCCGATGCCAACCACGCCTACGACTTCGACATGGTTGAATACCTGCGCAACGCCTGA
- a CDS encoding Nudix family hydrolase, which produces MHVMAATLFDALGRVLLAQRPVGKHLAGMWEFPGGKLEPGETPMDGLARELREEIGVTLLRADPLIRVPCHYPDRELLLDTWTSEQWEGQPQSLEGQALQWVLPEQIDPSILTRGDRAILQALRLPSRYAITPAQVPPAQVGIWFERIGHAIQHSAQLVQLHLPLWPREQVRELAAALLPIAQRHGSQLLLDGDIEGAQRLGIGVQLNSRELVALSERPLPLAQLVGVSCHDAPSLARAELLAVDFATLAPVAATPSHLQTLPLGWQAFHVLAEAAALPVYALGGLAPSDIAEARRNSAQGVAGSREFWSQ; this is translated from the coding sequence ATGCATGTCATGGCCGCCACGCTGTTTGATGCCTTGGGTCGCGTGCTGCTGGCGCAGAGACCCGTTGGCAAGCACCTGGCAGGGATGTGGGAATTCCCCGGAGGCAAGCTTGAGCCGGGAGAAACTCCGATGGATGGACTGGCCCGCGAATTGCGCGAAGAAATTGGCGTCACCTTGCTGCGCGCCGATCCGCTGATTCGCGTGCCATGCCATTACCCCGATCGCGAGTTGCTGCTCGACACCTGGACCAGCGAGCAGTGGGAAGGCCAGCCGCAATCGCTGGAAGGGCAGGCCCTGCAGTGGGTGTTGCCCGAGCAAATCGATCCGTCCATTCTCACCCGTGGTGACCGCGCGATTCTGCAGGCCTTGCGCCTGCCATCGCGCTACGCCATCACGCCGGCCCAGGTGCCGCCGGCGCAGGTCGGCATCTGGTTCGAGCGGATCGGTCACGCCATTCAGCACAGTGCACAACTGGTGCAACTTCATTTACCGCTGTGGCCGCGCGAACAGGTTCGCGAGTTGGCCGCTGCCTTGTTGCCCATAGCCCAACGGCACGGCTCGCAACTGCTGCTCGATGGTGACATTGAAGGCGCACAACGGCTGGGCATCGGCGTGCAGCTGAACAGTCGGGAACTGGTAGCGCTTTCCGAACGACCGTTGCCGTTGGCGCAACTGGTCGGCGTCAGTTGCCACGACGCCCCCAGCCTCGCACGAGCCGAACTGCTGGCGGTCGATTTTGCGACGTTGGCACCGGTTGCCGCTACGCCCAGTCATCTGCAGACTTTGCCACTGGGTTGGCAGGCCTTTCATGTATTGGCGGAAGCGGCGGCGCTGCCCGTATATGCATTGGGTGGCCTTGCTCCGTCGGACATCGCCGAGGCTCGGCGCAACAGCGCCCAAGGTGTTGCCGGCAGCCGCGAATTCTGGTCGCAGTAG
- the coaE gene encoding dephospho-CoA kinase (Dephospho-CoA kinase (CoaE) performs the final step in coenzyme A biosynthesis.), which produces MTAGPAMVIALTGGIASGKSAVARRFEALGVHVHDADVAAREVIAPGSSGLTEIVAAFGDEVLDDSGHLNRAAMRQRVFADPSARLALEAIIHPRVRQWLRDRARAERGAYCLLALPLLAENRDHYRWVDRILVVDAPAATQLARLVARDGIDDSLARRMLAQQATRADRLAIADDVIDNSGDEALLDQAVAELHQRYLALASCDT; this is translated from the coding sequence ATGACCGCTGGGCCCGCCATGGTGATCGCCCTGACCGGCGGCATAGCGTCGGGCAAGAGTGCGGTTGCCCGACGCTTCGAGGCGCTGGGCGTGCACGTGCATGATGCCGATGTGGCGGCACGTGAGGTGATTGCACCGGGCAGCAGCGGGCTAACCGAAATCGTTGCGGCCTTTGGTGACGAGGTGTTGGATGATTCTGGTCATCTGAATCGTGCCGCCATGCGCCAGCGCGTGTTCGCCGATCCCAGCGCACGCCTGGCACTGGAAGCCATCATTCATCCGCGCGTGCGGCAATGGCTGCGCGATCGGGCACGGGCTGAGCGCGGTGCGTATTGCCTGTTGGCTCTCCCCCTGTTGGCCGAGAACAGGGATCACTACCGCTGGGTTGATCGCATTCTGGTGGTCGACGCGCCGGCAGCCACGCAACTTGCACGACTGGTGGCCCGCGACGGGATCGACGACAGCCTGGCCCGGCGCATGCTTGCACAACAGGCCACCCGCGCCGATCGCCTGGCCATCGCCGACGACGTGATCGATAACAGTGGCGACGAAGCATTACTCGATCAGGCTGTCGCCGAACTTCACCAGCGCTATCTGGCGCTCGCCAGCTGCGACACGTAG
- a CDS encoding A24 family peptidase: MPELPFAVWIALAAVLGLLVGSFLNVVILRLPERMAAAWRREARDVLEIHADAEPLPPGIVREPSHCPHCKHPLSALDNIPLLGWLLLGGRCRYCKTAISIQYPLVELLSGVLSAVIVWKFGPTWTGLAGLGFTWTLIALSGIDFRTQLLPDQLTFPLLWLGLLLSLLPMFIDAPTAILAAAIGYLSLWSVYWAFKLLTGKEGMGHGDFKLLAALGAWMGPIAILPIVLLSSLIGAVVGGSLIALRKHERDIPMPFGPFIAAAGWVWFVAGPNLLDGYLHLTGMR; this comes from the coding sequence ATGCCCGAACTTCCCTTCGCCGTCTGGATCGCCCTGGCCGCCGTACTGGGTCTGCTGGTGGGCAGCTTCCTCAACGTGGTGATCTTGCGCCTGCCCGAACGCATGGCCGCCGCATGGCGACGCGAAGCGCGCGATGTACTGGAAATTCATGCCGACGCAGAGCCCTTGCCGCCCGGCATCGTGCGCGAACCCTCGCACTGCCCGCATTGCAAACATCCATTATCAGCGCTGGACAACATCCCGCTGCTTGGCTGGCTGCTGCTGGGCGGACGCTGCCGTTACTGCAAAACCGCCATCTCGATCCAGTATCCGCTGGTCGAACTGCTCAGCGGCGTGCTGAGCGCTGTGATCGTGTGGAAATTCGGACCCACCTGGACCGGGCTGGCCGGGCTGGGTTTCACCTGGACCTTGATTGCGCTTTCCGGCATCGATTTCCGTACCCAGTTACTGCCTGACCAGTTGACCTTCCCGCTGCTGTGGCTGGGTTTGCTGTTGTCGCTGCTGCCGATGTTCATCGATGCACCCACGGCGATCCTCGCCGCCGCCATCGGCTATCTGAGCCTGTGGAGCGTGTATTGGGCATTCAAACTGCTCACCGGCAAGGAGGGCATGGGCCACGGCGACTTCAAACTGCTGGCGGCACTGGGCGCATGGATGGGGCCCATCGCGATCTTGCCGATCGTGCTGCTGTCATCGCTGATCGGCGCCGTGGTGGGCGGCAGTCTGATTGCACTACGCAAGCATGAGCGTGACATCCCGATGCCCTTCGGGCCGTTCATCGCCGCTGCCGGCTGGGTCTGGTTTGTCGCCGGGCCGAATTTGCTGGATGGCTATCTGCATCTGACCGGCATGCGATGA